The DNA region CTTTCAGAAAAACAACCAGCCCATTGGTACCCAGGTGTCGACGATTCTCCTCCTGAGTGACAACGCCCCCGCCGGTCGCCATTACAACCCCACGTTCTTCACACAATTCACGAATCACCTGACGCTCACGCTGACGGAAGCCTTCTTCCCCTTCAACGTCAAATATCCAGGGTATATTCGCCCCGGTACGAGCTTCAACCTCGTGATCCGAGTCATAAAATGGCAGTCCCAGCTCTTTTGCCAGCATCCTGCCAATGGTACTTTTTCCAGCCCCCATGGGACCAACAAGATAAATATTTGTTAACGGCATGTCTTGTCGCCCGACCTCCTGCCTATGTGTAGGCGAGACTAGCGCATAGTACGAGTGTCTGACAAATAAAAAACGGGAGCACTGCCTGTAAACAATGCTCCCGTTCAGAAAATGTTCGCCCGATATCAGCGCAGCGCGACATTCTCATTAATTACGCGAGGTGTGATAAAGATCATCAACTCAGACTTAACATCTTTGTTTGTTTTTCTCCTGAACAGGGCTCCAACATAAGGGATATCCCCCAATAGTGGAACTTTTGCAGCAGTATTGTTTTTAGTTTGTGTGAACACCCCACCCAAAACAACCGTGGAACCATCTTTTACCAACACCTGAGTATTGACTTCATTCTTATTAATGGTTGGCACACCATTAGGAGCAGGATCGCCCTCAGAGTCGTTAGTCACTTTCACATCCATAATGATACTACCCTCAGGTGTAATCTGCGGCGTTACTTCCAGTGATAAAACAGCATCTTTAAAAGCAACAGAGGTTGCGCCGCTTGAGGTCTTTTCTTCATAAGGTATCTCTTTACCTGCTTTTATAACCGCTTTGGTTTTATCCGCAGTGATCACCTTAGGCTGGGAAACCGCCTCACCTCCACCATCGGAAAGGATAGCGGATAGCTCCAGATTCAGTATGGTGCTGTTTGTGGCAAAACCAATAGCCAGACTGGTTGCGTTGGTGGTGCCTGTACTAAGATCAACAAAGGCATTATTGCCCAGAGTCAGTGACGGATTGGCTGCATCCCCACCTTCAGGAGCGTTGCCACGGGTTGTCCCACCGTCGGCGCTGGCAATGGTACCCCTCCCTCCAAGCCCTATTTTACGATGCTCACCACTGGTTAATTCTGAACTGCCCCCCCACTTAACACCCAGCTCGCGGGAGTAATTGGAGTTAATATTGACAATACGCGCCTCAATCATCACCTGCCGGACCGGAATATCCAGCCGGGTAATCAGCGCCCGTATTTCATCCAGCTTTTCCTGCGTATCTTTCACCAGCAGGCTATTGGTTCTGTCAACCACCTGAACCGAGCCCCGATCCGTCAACAAACCGGAATCATCACTTCCAGACAGAACATCAGCTATTTCCTTGGCATCCGCATAGTTAATCTGAATCAGATCGGTATAGACCGGTGCCAGCTCGCGAATCTGCTTGTCGTTCTCCAGCTGTTGACGCTCTCTGGCAGCAATCTCTTCTGCCGGAGCCACCGTCAGCACATTGCCCTCCTGACGCTTATCCAGCCCCTTGGCCTTGAGTACGATATCCAGTGCCTGATCCCATGGGACATTCTGCAACCTCAGTGTCACATTGCCGGTGACGGTATCGGAAGCCACAAGGTTCAGGTCAGTGAAATCTGCAATCAGCTGCAACACTTCACGCACTTTGATGTCCTGAAAGTTCAGGGAAAGCTTGTCACCCTTGTAAGAAAGACCACGACGACCCCGGTTATAATTCTGCTGAGTAGCCGGTTTAACACTGACCGTCACCACATTATCAGCCTGATAGGCGAGATAATCGAACTCGCCTTTGGACTCAATAACAATCACCGCATTGCCATCTTCCGTTTTGGCGTCGATATATTTCACAGGCGTGGCAAAGTCCATAACATCCAGACGGTTTCTTAAGCGTCCGGGCAATACATTTCCCTGAAACTCCAGACGGATACGTCCGGCGACTTCATTCATGTCCATAGGAATGCCAGCATTGGCCAGCGTAATAACAACATTACCCTCACCTTCCTCACCGCGCTGGAAGTCAATATGGGTGATCCCTCTACCACCAGGTTCTACCATCGGCGCACCTGACTCGGCCACCATGGGGGACAGCCCCGGATCGTTGGAATAAACACTCTGCTGGCTATCACCCCCGAGATAAACATAAAGGGCATTGCCATCATTTTTAGTGGAAAAGCTGGTAGGGGTGCGCAGATTTACAACCAGGCGGGTACGGTCACCCGCTTCCAGAACCGTGACACTCTGGGCGTTATCAAAGCCAATTTCATTATATTTAGCCAGAGAACTGCGGGTATAAGGCAAGTCGATGGATATTCTGGGCGGTTGGTCAACACTGTAGCCTTTTGCCTGTGGGGCAGGTCCGTCAAACATCAGTCTCAACTCCACCATACCACCCGGCAGGGAACCTGCATCCATTTTCTTAAGGGTGACGGCCCAGACCGAAGTTGGCATCCACGCCAGCAAAACAAACAGCAGTATGGCTGCCGAAGTCTGCACTACGGGCTTTGTATTCATCGAAATGCCCCATCCCTGAATTTATTATTATTCTTCTATTCGGCACTGTCAGGGAAAAATCCAGCCTCCTTGTGGACCTTATCCGCTTTGTGCCTTTTGGAGAGGCAAAGTTGAATTTACAGGTTACTGGCCACCCAGAATCAGTGACCGTGGTCGCTCTATCCAGAGGTCATCACCTGCCGGAATAATCTCTATGACCCGAAGCTCCTGTTCATCAATGTAATCAATGCGCCCGTGGTTGCGACCCATATAGTCGCCCACCCCCACACGATGAACACCTTCACTGGTACGCACCAGCCCCCATAATCCATCTTCATTACTGATTGAGCCCACCAGAGAAATGGATTCAATATCGAACTGCTCCAGAAAGCTTTTCTCCCGGGTCAGATTCGGCTTAACGTTACTGTTGATCTGGTGATGATTGGATTTAAGAATGACCGGTGGCTCAAATGGACTACGCATTCCTGCCGCCTGGTAAGCAAAGGCTTCATAAGGCTTGAATTCAGGCAAAGGCTCAATTTTCCCGGTAGGCTTGGCGCGCATTTCCCGCATGTACTGATCAATATCAGCCTTACCCGATTGTCCGCCACACCCCATGACAGACAACATTACTCCCGCCAGAAAAACCCACTGCCACCGTTTCATCATTCGGCCTCCCTATCGTTATAACGATAAGTTCTGGCCACAATATCCATTTTCAGTTTATTGCTGCCAGGCAAAGGGTCAATGGAGAAATCGTGCAGGGTAACAATTCTTGGAAGACTGGCAACACCACTGACAAAACTGCCCAGATCATGATAATTCCCCTTCACGGTAATGCTGATAGGCAGTTCAATATAAAATTCCGTCGTTTTTTCCGGCTGCAGCTTAATGGCCTCAAACTGCAGCCCCGCTCCCCGACCGGTAAAGGTAATGTCTTCCAATAACCCCGGCACTTCTGTATCACTTGGCAGCTGCCTGACCAGCGCACCAAAAGAATCCTCTATCTGCCGCATCTGCTCTCGATAGGCTCCCAGGTTTGCTGACTGAAACGCCTTGGTCCGGAACTGCTCTTTAAGCTCTTTCTCCCTGGCGACTTCCCGGTCAAGCTGGGTTTGAAGCCCGCTCAAATGAAACTGATACCCCAGAAAAATAACCAGCAACAAAACCAGCAGGCAGGAAATGATGCGTATCGGCAGGGGCCAGGCACCCACATTTTCAAAATCCAGATCCGCCAGATCCAGTTCCGACAGATTCAGCTTTTTCAGCGATTCACCAATATTCATGATCTGTCACCATCATCATCAGAGTCGGGGGTAGTTTGCTGAATGGTCAGATCAAATTCATTCTGTCGTTCGCCATTAACGGTAACTTTTCTGACAGCAGTCAGGTTAGGAGCGGCAAACCAGTCGGAGCTGTTAAAATTTCGCATCAGGGCAGATATCTGGTTATTAGACTCAGCAATTCCAACCAGTTTCACTGTGCTGTCTTTCATAGACACTTTTTTGAAATAAACTCCCTTAGGCACCACCCTGACCAGCTGATCAAAAACCCGAACACTAACGGGCCGGTTGCCCTGCAGGCTCTGGATAACCTTCATACGTTCCAGCAGTTGCTCACGTTTTTTGCGAAGGTCCTTAAGTTCAGTAATGCTCTTGTCGAGCTTTTTGATATGACTTTTCAGGTACTGGTTGCGACTGACCTGGGCATCAACAGAACCCCTGCTCATCATGTCGCCAGTGAAAATTACAGCGCCGCCAATCATGGCACTCACTGCCAGTGCGGCCAAAAACCGTTTCTTACGTTCTTCCCTGAGCTGTTCCCGCCAGGGCAGCAGGTTGATTCTGGCCATCAGTCAAAACTCCTCATGGCCAACCCACAGGCAATGGCAAGCGCCGGAGCGTTAGAAGCCAGTTTGCTGGCATCCACTTTTCCGGCCACAGACATTTTTGCGAATGGGTTGGCAACAATGGTTTGTGTTCCCAGCTTTTCCTGCATCAGGGCCGCAAGACCATTCAGGGAAGAAGAGCCGCCCGCAAGAATAATGGCGTCAACATCATTAAACCGGGTGGCCGAGTAAAAGAACTGGAGGGAACGGGAAACTTGCTGAATAATGGCTTCTTTAAAAGGCTCAAGCACTTCGGATTCATAATCCCCGGGCAACCCCCCTTCACACTTGGCTTTTTCCGCCTCCTCAGGCTCCAGCCCGTACCTTCTCTGAATCTCATCTGTCAGCTGACGACCGCCAAACAACTGTTCACGGGTATAAATATTCTGACCTTTACTGAGGACATTAAGGGAGGTATTGCTGGCACCAATATCAATAATGGCCACCACCGGATCATCCTCTGGCAGCTCCAGTAAATCTTCCAGCAATTCAAAAACGCGCTCCATGGCAAACGCTTCAACATCCACCACCTTGGCTTTCAGACCTGCCGCTTCCAGTGCAGACTCGCGCAGTTCTACATTATCCCGCCGACAGGCTGCCAGCAGCACCTCGGCACGCTCCGGATTTTTTTCTTTAAGTCCCAGCACTTCAAAATCAATAGCCACTTCATCCAGTGCGTAGGGAATGTACTGGTCTGCCTCTACCGCAATCTGGGACTCCATCTCGTCATCGCTGAGTGAAGCATCCATTTCAATGGTTTTTGTGATCACTGCAGAACCGGACACCGCAATAGCCGCATTCTTGACCCCGGAACGGGAAAGGGCAACGGCTTTGCTAATGGCTTCACCAACCGCTTCGGCTTCCTGAATATTATTTTCAACAACAGCACCCGGCGTCAGCGGTTGCTCGCCAAACGCCTCAACGCGGTACTTATTACCACTGCGGCTGAGTTCAAGAACCTTAACAGACGTCGAACTGATATCGATGCCCAGGACAGAATTAGATTTATTTTTGAACAGTCCTAACACGGATCTGATCCCTGTTCATTTGTTATAAAGGGTATAATTTCAATTAAATATCAGTATTTGCTATTCCGCAATTACCGAAACAAACGAGACCTGATCCTCACCCCGGACTCACCAGAATGTGACAGCTACGGACACAAACCGCCACAACCACCGGGTAACATCGTCAAAATTATTTCAGGGTAACGTAAACTTCCCCGTTTTGTAGGGCATCAGAGTGTTTTCCCTTTATAATGCCCCCACAGGATCGGCTCAATGAGCTGAGAGGCTCAGATAAACTGGATATCCCGGCAGAATGAAGCGAATGGTTAAATTTTTAAAATTCTTACTATGGAGTGGCCTTGCCGGTGGCGGTGGCGCACTGCTGATCGCAGCCAGTGCCTATCTGTACCTGAGCCCTTCCCTGCCATCTGTTGAAACTCTGCGGGACGTTCACCTGCAAACCCCGCTGCGGGTTTTCACCCGTGACGAGAAGCTGCTGGCCGAATTCGGTGAAAAGCGCCGGACACCGGTTCGTATTGAAGAAACCCCGGAATTCCTGGTTAAGGCGTTTATGGCTGCCGAAGATGACCGCTTCTATTCCCACCCGGGCGTTGACATTGTTGGCCTGGCACGTGCAGCAGTGCAACTGGTATCGACCGGCAGCATTCAGTCAGGCGGTAGTACCATTACCATGCAGGTGGCGAAAAACTTCTTTTTGAGCCATGAACGGGTCTTCTCGCGTAAATTCAATGAAATACTGCTGGCTTTGCAGATTGAGCGGGAACTCGATAAGTCTGAAATCCTTGAACTGTACCTGAATAAAATTTATCTGGGCAACCGCGCCTACGGTGTTGAGGCTGCCGCCCATGTTTACTACGGCAAGTCCATTGACGAACTGAACCAGGCCCAGCTGGCAATGATTGCCGGCCTGCCAAAAGCGCCTTCCCGCTATAACCCGATCAACGACCCGGAAAGAGCCCTGATTCGCCGTGACTGGATTCTTGGCCGTATGCTGGATCTTGGTTATATCGACCGGACCGATTACCAGACAGCGGTCAACCAGCCAGTAACGGCCCGCTACCACGGCGCCCGCATTGAACTACAAGCGCCGTATGTCGCAGAAATGGTTCGTCAGGAGATGATCGAAATGTACGGCCCTGAAGCCTATACAGAAGGGTTTCAGGTGTACACGACAGTCGACAGCTCCCTGCAGGAAGCCGCAAATCAGGCCGTAGTCGATGGTCTTTTTGCCTACACAGAACGGCATGGTTATCGAGGCCCTGTTACCAACCTCAACGAAGCAGACCGTAATCTTGAAATCAATAACAGTGAGATTAAGTCTAACGTTGACGTCTGGAAAGAGGCTCTGAAAAATGCCCGTTCCAACAGAATTCTTATGCCAGCAGTGGTCACCGCCGTTGAAGACAAAACAGCTCATATTCTGCTGCGTAACGACAAAATTGACGTTATCGAATGGGACAACCTGAACTGGGCAAAGCGTTACATTAACGTGAATGCTTTTGGTTACGATCCGAAATCTGCGGGTGAAGTTTTAAAAGTCGGCGACCTGATTCTGGTGCGCAAAATGCCGGACGGTCGTTATCGCCTGAGTCAGGAGCCTGAAGCCCAGTCTTCACTAGTGTCCATGAACCCAGAGGACGGTGCTATCCTGTCCCTGGTGGGCGGCTTCAACTTCTTCGACAGCATGTATAACCGCTCAACCCAGGCTGTAAGACAGGCTGGCTCATCGTTCAAACCATTTATTTATGCTGCAGCCATTAATGAGGGTCTGACCGCTGCCACCATGATTAACGACGCTCCCATGGTATTTGCCGACGAAGGACTGGAAGGCACCTGGCGTCCAAACAACGACAACATGAAGTTCAATGGCCCAATGCGCCTGCGGGAAGGTCTATACCGTTCCCGCAATCTGGTCTCCATTCGATTGCTGCGGGAAATCGGCATCAACCGAACCATTAACTTCCTGGAAGGTCTGGGTTTTGAAGACGGCACCATGGAACGAAACCTTGGCCTGGCCCTGGGTAATGTCTCCATGACACCGTTGCAGCTGACCACCGGTTACGCCACCATCGCCAATGGCGGTTATAAAGTCAGCCCCTATCTGATTGACCGGGTTGAAACCATGGATGAAGTACTGTTCAGGGCTTCGCCAGCAACCGCCTGCCCCGAATGTGAAGACCTGCCGGACAACCCTGAAGAACAGACCGCTGCACAGACAGAAATCTCTGAGGCCGGGTCAGGTTCTGCCATCGTTCTGGCCCAGGGAGACCAGAATCACAATGTCGTTGACCTGACCGGCGAGCGGGACACCCAGCGCATAACTCCTGCTGAACAGGTAATGGATCCGCGGGTTAACTACATCATTAACGACATCATGAACGACGTCATCTGGAAAGGTACAGGCCGTCGTGCGCAGGTGCTGAAACGCCGCGATATCGGCGGCAAAACCGGTACCACCAACGACAGTAAGGATGCATGGTTTGTCGGCTTCAACCCGGAAGTGCTGACCAGCGTCTGGGTCGGCATGGACGATTACACGACACTCGGTCGCTGGGAATACGGCGCAAACGCCGCTCTGCCAATCTGGATTGACTTTATGAAAGTCGCACTGGATGGCAAGCCAGAGCAGCGCCTGCCACAACCGGAGGGCATGGTAACACTGCGAATTGATCCGAAAACCGGTCGCCTCGCACGACAGGGCGACAACGACGCGATTTTTGAAATCTTCCGTCAGGAAAAAGCCCCTACGACGGTGAGTGAAGGCTCTGTACCTTCTCTGGATGACTTTGGGCAGTCGTTTAAGCCTGAAGATTTGTTCTGATTACTTGCCATACTGTGGGTACCACACCATTGGTACCCGGCAGTTTATCCTTTTGCTGTTTTATTGTCTCAACCACACCCAGATTGTAATCGTCACCCCAGTTACTCCTGTCACGCATCATCGCTTCCCGTACCGTCTTCGACGTGGATAAAGAATCTGAGGTCATCACAACCTATTCCTTCCAAATCAATCAAAGTTATATAGACCAATTATTTAATAATGATTGCATCCAAAAGAAATTCTATAAATACCATCAGCGTGGTCTTTATAAAAAGTTCATACTTCTTGCCTGAATAATAATTACTCAACCATATGAATTCATATTTTTTGACTCATTGTTCAGGAAAGGTGTATATGAAAAAAGAGCAGTTTAAAGAATTGGTATCTGACTACGCCCTGGATGGATTGTCTTTGGTGGCATCTATTGTTGACGAGCTGACGAACACAAATATTGGTTCTATGATTTCTGACGGTGTTGCCAATATTTCTGAAGCGGCCGGAAGTTCTGAGCCGGCAAGTACCCCTAATCCTCTTTTTATATCGCACGGACACATTTTTGACGGTCAGTCAAAGATAGTTCAACACTATTTTTTTAACAGGAAACTCAAAAAAATTGGTGGTGGCATTTTTTCAGCGGTAGGAAATCTTGGTTCAGCCGCTACCCAGGTTAATGCCACAGGTATTGCCCGTCACGCAAGGGCCGAGGCCAAAACAATCGCACATATCACCAGATTAAAGCAGCTCTCCAGCCGATTTAGCCAAAGTGAATACCTGACTCAACTATGCGCTGTGCTTCTTAAAATGAAAACGCTAAAAGCCATCAGCCGTGGTGGTCAGCTTGCCGCTGATTGTATTCCCATGTCTATTGCCAGTGGTGTAGTGGGGGCAGCCAGTGGTATTGGCGGTGGTATCGTGGCAAATAAATACAGCAGCCTGGTGTTACAAACCTCAATACTATTACATTGGCGAGCCTTCCAGGAATTACAGTTAAGCTCTACATTTGGCGGTAGTGGACCAGCCACGCAGATGGTACACGAATTATTTGGCCAGACCCTGCGCCGTGGTGCTCCTGACTGGTCAAAAGTAGATAGTTATGTTCGCGACCCGGCAGGATGGACTGTCATTCAGGATAAAATCAACCTGATTTGAGGAAGCCACGCATGGAAAAATGTCCGACCACCCTCCCTCTTGCAGTCTCCTCTCTTGTCAGTTTGGCCGTTAGGCAGCCAAACCTGTTGAACTGATAGTGTATACAGCTGTTGAAATCGACCTGCTGGCTCGCTACAAAAAGGCGTTTGAAAAAGATAACCCTGACGTTCGTATTCTCTGGGTGCGTGACTCTATCGGTGTGATGACCGCTAAATTACTGGCTGAAGAATATAGTCCGGCCCGAAACTTAGCTTTATGCCGTCGTATGCATCCGTGACTTATGATTTGCTCTAATCCTGCCCTTTACCAAGCATCCTTCCTTTGATGACTGCTTCTGCGCTGTATTTTCACCTATTACCCATACGTCAAATGACTAATAAAATCTGTCCTGTTGCACAACACAACTAAACACATTTAAGAAGTATTAAAATGGACAGATTAGTCAAAACCGTTGCCATTGTGGGGTTATCTGGCTTGATGGTGGCTTGTAATAGTGATGATTCCGGTTCATCAACTCCACCAAAACCAGTAATTACCAGCCTGACCAAAGCTGGTGACTTAACTCCTGGCTCGATAGTCAAAGCCATCTCTACTTGTGATGATTGCTCGCCTGAAAACACCAAGTACACATGGGTTGTTGAAAAAGAGGGTGCGATAGATATAACTGAAGACAAATACTTCAAAGTACCAGATGAAATTGCTGGAAAAACAGTCAGATTGATAGCAAAAGCACATGGTTCTGACACTGAAGAGTATGTCGTCTTTCAGCGAGTGACTGTAGACTCTATTTACCAGAATGATTATTCATTTGTAGCATTAAGAGACAATGGAAGTATTGTCGCTTGGGGGAACAATAAGTACGGTGGCGATATCCAAGTCGGGAGCAGTGGTGATTTTAGTTCAGGGATCATTGATATAATCTCCACTCCATATGCCCATGCTGCTCTGAAAGAAGATGGTAGTGTCATGGCATGGGGCTGGGACTATGGCGGCGGTGATATCAATATGGGCAGTGGTGGAAACCTTTCATCTGGAATCAAAAAAATCTTTTCCACACAGCAAGCTTTTGCAGCCCTTAGAGATGACGGCAGTGTTATTTCGTGGGGGCATCCAGAGATTGGCAATGTAAATAATGGATCAGGAGGAGACCTCAGCTCTGGAGTTATTGACATAGTTTATGCTTGGTCAGCATTCGCTGCTCTCAAAGATGATGGAAGT from Endozoicomonas sp. NE40 includes:
- a CDS encoding pilus assembly protein PilP, which produces MMKRWQWVFLAGVMLSVMGCGGQSGKADIDQYMREMRAKPTGKIEPLPEFKPYEAFAYQAAGMRSPFEPPVILKSNHHQINSNVKPNLTREKSFLEQFDIESISLVGSISNEDGLWGLVRTSEGVHRVGVGDYMGRNHGRIDYIDEQELRVIEIIPAGDDLWIERPRSLILGGQ
- a CDS encoding type IV pilus secretin PilQ encodes the protein MNTKPVVQTSAAILLFVLLAWMPTSVWAVTLKKMDAGSLPGGMVELRLMFDGPAPQAKGYSVDQPPRISIDLPYTRSSLAKYNEIGFDNAQSVTVLEAGDRTRLVVNLRTPTSFSTKNDGNALYVYLGGDSQQSVYSNDPGLSPMVAESGAPMVEPGGRGITHIDFQRGEEGEGNVVITLANAGIPMDMNEVAGRIRLEFQGNVLPGRLRNRLDVMDFATPVKYIDAKTEDGNAVIVIESKGEFDYLAYQADNVVTVSVKPATQQNYNRGRRGLSYKGDKLSLNFQDIKVREVLQLIADFTDLNLVASDTVTGNVTLRLQNVPWDQALDIVLKAKGLDKRQEGNVLTVAPAEEIAARERQQLENDKQIRELAPVYTDLIQINYADAKEIADVLSGSDDSGLLTDRGSVQVVDRTNSLLVKDTQEKLDEIRALITRLDIPVRQVMIEARIVNINSNYSRELGVKWGGSSELTSGEHRKIGLGGRGTIASADGGTTRGNAPEGGDAANPSLTLGNNAFVDLSTGTTNATSLAIGFATNSTILNLELSAILSDGGGEAVSQPKVITADKTKAVIKAGKEIPYEEKTSSGATSVAFKDAVLSLEVTPQITPEGSIIMDVKVTNDSEGDPAPNGVPTINKNEVNTQVLVKDGSTVVLGGVFTQTKNNTAAKVPLLGDIPYVGALFRRKTNKDVKSELMIFITPRVINENVALR
- a CDS encoding type 4a pilus biogenesis protein PilO, with the protein product MNIGESLKKLNLSELDLADLDFENVGAWPLPIRIISCLLVLLLVIFLGYQFHLSGLQTQLDREVAREKELKEQFRTKAFQSANLGAYREQMRQIEDSFGALVRQLPSDTEVPGLLEDITFTGRGAGLQFEAIKLQPEKTTEFYIELPISITVKGNYHDLGSFVSGVASLPRIVTLHDFSIDPLPGSNKLKMDIVARTYRYNDREAE
- a CDS encoding PilN domain-containing protein, producing MARINLLPWREQLREERKKRFLAALAVSAMIGGAVIFTGDMMSRGSVDAQVSRNQYLKSHIKKLDKSITELKDLRKKREQLLERMKVIQSLQGNRPVSVRVFDQLVRVVPKGVYFKKVSMKDSTVKLVGIAESNNQISALMRNFNSSDWFAAPNLTAVRKVTVNGERQNEFDLTIQQTTPDSDDDGDRS
- a CDS encoding pilus assembly protein PilM, with the protein product MLGLFKNKSNSVLGIDISSTSVKVLELSRSGNKYRVEAFGEQPLTPGAVVENNIQEAEAVGEAISKAVALSRSGVKNAAIAVSGSAVITKTIEMDASLSDDEMESQIAVEADQYIPYALDEVAIDFEVLGLKEKNPERAEVLLAACRRDNVELRESALEAAGLKAKVVDVEAFAMERVFELLEDLLELPEDDPVVAIIDIGASNTSLNVLSKGQNIYTREQLFGGRQLTDEIQRRYGLEPEEAEKAKCEGGLPGDYESEVLEPFKEAIIQQVSRSLQFFYSATRFNDVDAIILAGGSSSLNGLAALMQEKLGTQTIVANPFAKMSVAGKVDASKLASNAPALAIACGLAMRSFD
- the aroK gene encoding shikimate kinase AroK, with the protein product MPLTNIYLVGPMGAGKSTIGRMLAKELGLPFYDSDHEVEARTGANIPWIFDVEGEEGFRQRERQVIRELCEERGVVMATGGGVVTQEENRRHLGTNGLVVFLKASVAAQLERTAKDKQRPLLQRPDRKAVLENLLAEREPLYAGLADLTLDTERYSPKSLIHEIIKTVERSRGL
- a CDS encoding penicillin-binding protein 1A, with the protein product MVKFLKFLLWSGLAGGGGALLIAASAYLYLSPSLPSVETLRDVHLQTPLRVFTRDEKLLAEFGEKRRTPVRIEETPEFLVKAFMAAEDDRFYSHPGVDIVGLARAAVQLVSTGSIQSGGSTITMQVAKNFFLSHERVFSRKFNEILLALQIERELDKSEILELYLNKIYLGNRAYGVEAAAHVYYGKSIDELNQAQLAMIAGLPKAPSRYNPINDPERALIRRDWILGRMLDLGYIDRTDYQTAVNQPVTARYHGARIELQAPYVAEMVRQEMIEMYGPEAYTEGFQVYTTVDSSLQEAANQAVVDGLFAYTERHGYRGPVTNLNEADRNLEINNSEIKSNVDVWKEALKNARSNRILMPAVVTAVEDKTAHILLRNDKIDVIEWDNLNWAKRYINVNAFGYDPKSAGEVLKVGDLILVRKMPDGRYRLSQEPEAQSSLVSMNPEDGAILSLVGGFNFFDSMYNRSTQAVRQAGSSFKPFIYAAAINEGLTAATMINDAPMVFADEGLEGTWRPNNDNMKFNGPMRLREGLYRSRNLVSIRLLREIGINRTINFLEGLGFEDGTMERNLGLALGNVSMTPLQLTTGYATIANGGYKVSPYLIDRVETMDEVLFRASPATACPECEDLPDNPEEQTAAQTEISEAGSGSAIVLAQGDQNHNVVDLTGERDTQRITPAEQVMDPRVNYIINDIMNDVIWKGTGRRAQVLKRRDIGGKTGTTNDSKDAWFVGFNPEVLTSVWVGMDDYTTLGRWEYGANAALPIWIDFMKVALDGKPEQRLPQPEGMVTLRIDPKTGRLARQGDNDAIFEIFRQEKAPTTVSEGSVPSLDDFGQSFKPEDLF